One genomic region from Cucumis melo cultivar AY chromosome 9, USDA_Cmelo_AY_1.0, whole genome shotgun sequence encodes:
- the LOC103503345 gene encoding phosphate transporter PHO1 homolog 3-like: MKFGKEFTAQMVPEWHEAYMDYNFLKTLLKEIQRFKLRNGPPQPPQPSGLKRKLTLYRAFSGLTQGHVYPSTPSPHNDIESQAILVTSMHEDGSQNYKTTFLMAADEGAEYELVYFRRLDDELNKVDKFYKAKVEEVMKEAEMLNKQMDALIAFRVKVENPQGLVFDMSEKTVEMTRLASGIAASSAALSASTPKGAKSGKRPHMAMEIIEESGVGEFEQSDELNEDGDAIDTKSRDKKVEEDSSSKRKGVRPPPLDVLDRVKINQPIETPRSTIKGFLKISKNSELRFSRDNLKRVEEQLRQAFSVFYQKLRLLKSFSFLNTLAFSKIMKKYDKITSRDASKAYMKTVDSSYLGSSDDVAKLMERVENTFIKHFCNANRSKGMSILRPKAKREKHRTTFSMGFLAGCSAALVLALILIIRARHIMDSRGSTKYMETMFPLYSLFGFVVLHLVMYAINIFYWRRYRVNYSFIFGFKEGHELGYRQVLLVAFALAVLGLGSVLSNLDMEMDPSTKDFKALTELLPLFAVVLVTAVLICPFNILYRSSRVFFLTCLFHCICAPLYKVVLPDFFLADQLTSQVQALRSLEFYICYYGWGDYRLRINTCKASDVFTTFSFIVAVIPYWARLMQCVRRLYEEKDKMHALNGLKYSFAIAAVCFRTAYSLNTKLYVWYILAWIFSVIAAISGTYWDLVIDWGLLQRHSKNRWLRDKLLVPQKSVYFVAMALNVVLRLAWMQTVLNFKVPFLHREGLVAIVASLEIIRRGIWNFFRIENEHLNNVGKYRAFKSVPLPFNYDEDDKDD; the protein is encoded by the exons ATGAAGTTCGGCAAGGAGTTCACAGCTCAAATGGTGCCGGAATGGCACGAAGCCTACATGGATTACAATTTCCTTAAAACCCTTTTGAAAGAAATTCAGAGATTCAAGCTCAGAAATGGCCCTCCACAACCCCCTCAACCCTCTGGCTTGAAGCGCAAGCTCACTCTCTACAGAGCCTTCAGTGGCCTCACTCAAGGCCATGTCTATCCTTCAACTCCTTCTCCCCATAACGATATTGAGAGTCAAGCCATTCTTGTTACCTCTATGCACGAGGATGGGTCCCAGAATTACAAGACTACGTTTCTCATGGCCGCCGATGAAGGCGCTGAGTACGAACTCGTCTACTTCAGGAGACTCGATGATGAGTTAAACAAAGTTGATAAGTTCTATAAGGCTAAGGTGGAGGAGGTTATGAAGGAAGCTGAGATGCTGAATAAGCAAATGGATGCTTTGATTGCGTTCAGAGTTAAGGTTGAGAATCCTCAGGGTTTGGTTTTCGATATGTCTGAGAAGACTGTTGAGATGACTCGTCTTGCTTCTGGGATTGCTGCTTCTTCTGCTGCGTTGTCAGCTTCTACTCCTAAAGGGGCCAAATCTGGAA AGAGACCTCACATGGCCATGGAGATAATTGAGGAAAGTGGGGTTGGTGAGTTTGAGCAATCTGATGAGTTGAATGAAGATGGGGATGCTATCGACACGAAGTCCAGAGACaaaaaggttgaagaagatagcTCTAGCAAAAGAAAGGGTGTTAGACCACCTCCATTAGATGTTCTTGATCGTGTCAAAATCAACCAACCCATTGAAACACCTCGTTCAACCATCAAGGGCTTCCTCAAAATCTCTAAGAACAGTGAACTTCGATTTAGCAGAGATAATCTCAAAAGAGTTGAAGAACAACTGAGGCAGGCATTCTCTGTGTTTTACCAGAAACTTAGGCTTCTGAAGAGCTTCAG CTTCTTAAATACATTGGCCTTCTCAAAGATAATGAAGAAATATGATAAg ATTACATCGAGAGATGCCTCAAAAGCTTACATGAAAACAGTGGATAGTTCTTACCTTGGAAGCTCAGATGAT GTTGCTAAGTTAATGGAGAGGGTTGAGAACACATTCATCAAACATTTCTGCAACGCCAACCGCAGCAAAGGGATGAGTATTTTAAGACCCAAAGCTAAGAGAGAGAAACATAGGACAACATTTTCTATGG GTTTTCTAGCTGGTTGTTCTGCAGCTCTTGTTTTAGCCCTCATCTTAATTATCCGTGCCCGCCATATTATGGATAGCAGAGGAAGCACAAAGTACATGGAAACCATGTTTCCTCTTTACAG CTTGTTTGGatttgttgtcctgcatttgGTTATGTATGCTATCAACATATTCTATTGGAGGCGATATCGAGTGAATTATTCCTTCATATTTGGTTTCAAGGAAGGACATGAGTTAGGCTATCGTCAAGTTCTCCTTGTTGCTTTTGCTCTAGCAGTACTTGGACTTGGCTCTGTGCTCTCAAATCTTGACATGGAAATGGACCCAAGTACAAAAGATTTCAAAGCATTGACTGAACTTCTGCCTCTTTTTGCAGTTGTT CTTGTAACTGCAGTACTCATCTGCCCATTTAACATCTTATATCGCTCAAGTCGTGTCTTCTTCCTCACTTGTCTGTTCCACTGCATCTGTGCTCCGCTGTACAAG GTGGTGCTCCCAGACTTTTTCTTAGCTGATCAGTTAACAAGCCAGGTGCAAGCACTCAGAAGTTTGGAATTTTACATTTGCTATTATGGGTGGGGAGACTACAGATTGAGAATAAACACGTGCAAGGCGAGTGACGTGTTCACAACCTTCAGTTTCATTGTTGCCGTTATTCCATATTGGGCGCGCCTTATGCAG TGTGTTCGTCGACTGTATGAAGAGAAGGACAAAATGCATGCACTTAACGGATTGAAATACTCGTTTGCGATCGCTGCTGTTTGCTTCAGGACAGCATACAGCCTGAACACAAAATTATATGTTTGGTATATACTAGCTTGGATATTTTCAGTCATAGCAGCAATTTCGGGCACGTACTGGGACCTCGTGATTGACTGGGGGCTTCTGCAACGACATTCAAAAAACCGATGGTTGAGGGACAAGCTTCTCGTCCCTCAAAAGAGCGTATATTTTGTTGCAATG GCATTGAATGTGGTGCTGAGACTTGCTTGGATGCAAACTGTATTGAACTTCAAGGTCCCATTCTTGCACAGAGAAGGGTTGGTTGCCATTGTTGCTAGCTTAGAGATCATTCGCCGTGGCATATGGAACTTCTTCAG GATTGAAAATGAGCATTTGAACAATGTTGGTAAATATAGAGCATTCAAATCGGTGCCTCTACCTTTCAACTATGATGAAGATGATAAAGATGACTGA